A single genomic interval of Megalobrama amblycephala isolate DHTTF-2021 linkage group LG17, ASM1881202v1, whole genome shotgun sequence harbors:
- the asip2b gene encoding agouti-signaling protein 2b: MTTAVMKGFVLLICLFFTVVQSITCEANRIDARKKHENDVAHHSSAITTGVWNQEKPKRLFARTRYLSQQRHHVVRPKPRPEAVSPAQTPARRCAGLMESCSSLTPCCDPCASCHCRLFNTICHCWRLGHLCPKKT; the protein is encoded by the exons ATGACGACGGCAGTGATGAAAGGATTTGTGCTGTTGATCTGCTTGTTCTTCACAGTTGTTCAGTCCATCACATGTGAAGCGAACAGGATAGATGCGCGCAAAAAACACGAAAACGACGTGGCGCACCACAGCTCTGCCATAACAACAG GAGTGTGGAATCAGGAGAAACCAAAAAGACTCTTTGCCAGGACTCGCTATCTGTCTCAGCAGAGACATCATGTGGTG AGACCTAAGCCCAGGCCTGAGGCCGTTTCTCCAGCCCAGACTCCAGCGCGGCGCTGTGCCGGTCTGATGGAGAGCTGCTCCTCGCTCACTCCCTGCTGTGATCCATGTGCTTCCTGCCACTGCAGGCTCTTCAACACCATCTGCCACTGCTGGAGACTGGGACACCTCTGCCCCAAGAAGACCTAA